A region of the Cryptococcus neoformans var. neoformans B-3501A chromosome 6, whole genome shotgun sequence genome:
GTCGAGACTCAGGCACCCATTCATCCCAGCTGGATGGTAAATTAGCGTACATTCATGAAGAGGAATTGAAGGGCACACGTCTGCTTCCAGCCTTTGTAATGGATGAAATAATGAGGCCCAACCGTTCCCAGCAGAGTATTCGATTCATCCCATACTTCGGCGAGAATTACCTGAAAACCGACACTTCAGTATCGTCCACTAGCGACACAAGTTTGAAGACGGTCTGTCGCTGGATGCATGGGATGCGGCTGAAGGGATGACTTACTCGAGCCTCGTAAAGTAATGGGCCGTGGTACGCAAGGACGTACTCATCAACCATGAATTGCGGGACAGCGCCGGCCATCTTCCACGATCCTTGGCAGCAATGAGGATAGGCTGAGCGCCGCTGAGGGTATAGCACGAGATGAGCCAGAGCTCTATCAGCACACTCTATCcggtggagaagaggaaacgGCATACAGTCGATGCTTTGAGGCTAGAAGCGAGAAGCTGTACTTTCTGCAGAGGCTCGACGACTgtggggagagagaagatggaaggggCGTGGGCAAAGTTCTGcagtggagatgatgagcacTGCGGGCGGAAATAGCTGTCTCCCTACCTTGCTGATCTCTGCGTGGCGGGTCCACGGTGTGCACTCCAACATTGTTGTTTGTTCAGCGGGTACCAGTCTAATCCCTGCAAAGTGGGTCCCCAATTAAATTCCGCATTTTCCATCGCTTCCTCAATAATACATCCTTATCCCGTCGtcgctcttccttttcctgtTCCGTCTCAAAAACACTCGCTTTCgtttccatccatctctcagCTATCCCACACTGTCGGGACAGAAGACAAGACGGAAACAAGGACTCTGGCTCATTGCACTCGGTTGAATTGGGACAGCTTAGTGAGTTGCCGCCCTTTTACCCTTTTGGGACTTGGGTGGCGAATAGAGCGGATAAGGCTGTCGATAATCGGAAAGCGGGAGAGCAAGTAAACTACTAGGACCACAGATTTGTGTTTGCATGGCATCTGGATCGGATCGTCGTTGCGGTGCTGATGCACCTTGGTTTACGGTTTGGAGCAACCTGCCCGGAAACATCATCGCTGACACATGTTTTGCTtgatcttttttttcgctTCGATCATATATCTCCATCTTTACAGATCACTGTATCTCAATCGCTCAGATAAATTTTATCCGGCATCCGCGCGTCCAGTCCTATATTAGCCCCAACAGGCCAACTGAAGGTTGTTTGAAGCTGCTCCACTTGTTTGAATCGAATATGGTTGCTGTCGCTGGACCAAAGGCTCCTGGGGTGGGCATCTCGTGAAACAAAAGCCGGGTTGACATATTGCTGATATCTTAACCTATAGCCCAGGTTCGGTCAGAGTGTCGTGCCCAATCTTAACATCAAGCAAATCTGTCCGAACTGTAGGACCGATCCTCCCAATATTGTTGAGGAGTATGCCAAGGGTGATCTAGTGAGTAGAACGACAGAAAAAGCTTCGTGAAGGTGGTCTAACGCAGGATAGGTTTGTGCCGACTGTGGAACCATCCTAGGTGACCGTATCGTCGATACGAGGAGCGAATGTAAGTCAGCTTtgatctttttctttttcatcttctgtttTGTCTCCTACTGACTAACTAACAGGGCGAGTAAGTATAAGCCGCTTGCAGAATGTACTCGCACGACTAACTTCATTAGACATTTGCGGGAGACGAGAATGGGGACGATCCCTCGCGTGTCGGTGATGCTGgcaatcctcttctcggAAGTAATCACCTCGACACAATGATTTCTCACAAGGACGGTCGAACCGGTATCGCTCGAGATCTCAACCGCGCACAAGCACGAGCCAACACTCTGTCCAATGGAATCTATGGTAAATCTTCTGTGGCACAACTATCCGCTGTCTTCTCCCGTATCGGAGAAAAGTGTGACGCGATGCAGCTCCCTCGCGGTGTAAGAGAACGTGCTCAACACGTTTACAAGATTGTCGATGAGGCGCGAGCAATCAAGGGGAAGAATGAACCTGCTGTCATTGCTGCCTGCATTGTTTACGCTTGCAGAGATGCCAAGGTTCATCGTACCTTCCAAGAAGTATGCAAAGCCCTCAAAATCAGTAAGAAGGAGCTCGGACAGGTCTTCAACCACGTCAAGAGTGTTGTTCAGTCTTCCAGTGCTCAGGGTTCGATGGTGTCTGTCCACGGATCAAACAATGCGCAAGAATCTGCTGAAGGTTTATTGGGTCGTTTTGCAAACTATCTGGATCTGGGCAACGCCGTGTTCAATGTGTCTAAGCATATCGCAGGGGAAGCCGTTGCAAAGAGCGCTATCGACGGCAGGAGTCCCGTGTCGATCGCAGCAGGTGTATTGTACTTCACATGTGTACTGTTGGGGAAGAGTACCACCGCCAAGGATATTTCTGCAATGGGAGGAGTGTCAGAGTCAACCACGAAGCTGTGAGTGCCTTTCGGCCTTCATGTATTGAGGCACAAGTTGACCCATTATATAGTATCACCAAGATGGTAGCAAGCAAACTTGACGATGTCATTCGCCCTGAATGGGTAAGTCATTTGTACTGGTCAGTTTTACCGTGCTGCATGCTCACTGATTATCATCAGAGAACCGAGTATCCGGACGGCTATGCCGCGCTTGCCCAGCTGGGCAAAGTTAGCGAATCTAATAAGAACTATCGAAGTGGCAGTCTCGCCGCACAGTCTTGAAACTTGTGTCAATGAGTTGCTCTCGGGTCCGTACATCCAACGGTGCCATGCGTGTATTATATACATCTCTGGGTCACTTAGCTGAAATTGGCTGAAGATTTGATTTTAGGCGTGCGAGAATACGTTTTAGCATGCACTTTCTCACTCTTTTTCACGCGTTTCTGTACCAAAACCTCCAACGGGCGTTCGTCCTGTTTCCCCCATGATTCTCTCCCTATATGTCTTGCTCCCATCAGTTGCTGTTGTCAGTGACTACCAGCTCTCCCCGGCAAATGAATAAACTCACTGCAACTTTGGCCGGTATTGGCGACATTCCCTCTAACCTCTGATGGCGCCCGTTGTCGTCACCATCCGGAAGACAGTCGCGAGCCTTCCAATGTACTTCCCCTAATCACATTCCAGATGACCAATATCCTGCTCTCGGTCATCTAAGAGGTGAATGCCGTGCTTCAGCACGgtttgatgatgaagacgaggttGATAAACAGTTCCGGCTCCCGCTACGACTTGCTCCACCTCCTGTCGAATGTGCCCTCCGTGGTGAATATCTTCCTCGAGAACATTTCGAGGCCGACCGGCAAATTACATGACGCTCGTATTGAATGCCGAAGAACCACCCCGCCTTTACGTACAACCCGTCACAGACGATGTGGTGACATACTTGCTATCAGATCGGCAACAAGAAGAACCTCGGTGCGGCTGAAAACGAAAAAGCCTGAGGCTGAGAAAAAACCTGAGTAATATGTTGGTCTGTACTTGGAATGTGACTACCGGGGCGTCGCCCTTTTTGGGATTCCGCGCTAGCAGATTGTTGTAATTCGTATCTGTCGGTAGTCAGAGACATTCGTCGGCGCTTCTAGCTGTTTAATCGTTTCCAACTGCATGCGTCAGATCACTAATATGTTACTGGATTGACGTCTGAATCGCGCTACGGAAATTACACTTATGCATAATCCTCTATATAGGAAGCATTACTCAACATGTTCATGCTCGGCAGGTGCCCAAAATGCCCATAGGCTCTGAAGCCATCCTTCGACCCTTGTATAGCACCTGTATCCCATTTCTTTCCAACCATTCCATGTTCTCAACTGTTCGTACCATATCGCTCTCGACCTTTCACCAGTGGGCCTTGTGCTTCTTCTAATCTCATCCGGGTTGACTTCCAATATCTGTGTCTCCAAGTACTTCAACAACTTGATCGCTAACCGACCAACCCCTTCATACACTTGTCTCAACGTGTTGATTGCCCCTATCACCACTAGTATGACAACAATAACTGTTCCAATCCCGCCATCGCGTCCATTTCTTGCTAGTCTTCTCCTGCCCCAGGATCCAATAAAGCCCCCGCGGAGGGCATTGGCAAGTTGTAGAGGTCCGAAAAGTGACAAAGAAATTGATAATGAGATGAAAGACAGAGAACCCAGGACAGCGAGGCCCAGAAAGAATCGTACAAAGAGGGCAGACACAAAGACGGCGATTGGCCCCGGTAGACAATCATGAAGATGGGATTGAAAATAGGTCATCCTATCAGCTAACGAAGCAAATGTCTGGACAGCGGCAAGAACAATGTCCCACACAAGGGCACCACTTCCGCCTACGATGACAACACCCCCCCCTCGGTCAACAAACTCGCCGCCAAAAAGATCGAAAGGTGTGGCAACATTGATGGGCGGGGAGGAGGACAGTAATGTGCGTGAGGTAGTAGAATAAGCGAGAAGGGAGCGTAGAATGGAGCCGAGGGTGAGAGAAAGAATCGAGAATAGAAAGAACGTGAACAATAGCAAGATTGGCTTTGAGGTGGCTAGACCAGAAATACGTGTACCTGCGTGCAATGTCAGTCTGACACCATTAGCATTTATTAATGACCTTCGCTCACGGCGGATCTGATATCGGAAATTACATTGGGGACATTCCATGAAAGCTTTCTGTTGAATTAAGTCAGTCGGTGTGAAGAGGAATGCCAAGACACTCACCGCATTGGCGCCTGTACCACGCCACGCATTGATACACGACACTGGTGACTCGATTTAGCAGTAGATAACCAGCCAGACAGGAAATTGTTCATACCATGTACATACTGTGACCAGTGTTCCCTATGAGCGACCGATCCGGCGAAATTAATATAAAAACCAGTTCTGTACTTACACGCATGCTTCCCGTACACATACACGGTGAGATCAATCGCCCCAatgcatcttcctcttctggtCCTGAGAAACATATCCGACATTGCTTCTCGGCTGTAGATGTACCGCCTGCTCGGGCATCATGGTTTGTGTCTAGGCAGTCCTCAACATGGGCCTCGTCGGCCTGGTCATTGGCTGCTGTCGAGCAATCAGATCGGTCCATTGTAGTCGATGGCGATTAAGCGGATAACGgcctggagaagaaaatggtGGCTGCTGCGATGTTGCCCTTAAAGGTGTGGATTCGCATGCAAGTGCCGGACGTTCCAGATAAAGTTGCCGAAATAAAGGAAGACCAGATAGAGTTGCTTACAAGAAATAACGAAGATCAGAGCAAAGGAGACCTTCGGGCAGACGACACCTGCTGACCCATGGCCAAGTCCCGGGGTATCGATGCCGTTAATAATCGGATAAGCTCGGCGGCCGCCTCGGCGACCGCCTCGTCGCCTTATAGAATGGAAAAAGCCTCGTCGTCGTTAAAGGCAGGAAAAAACCTCGTCAGAAAGTGGGAGAGAGGACGAAACACCCTCAATGGCGATGGACAAATGATGGTCGTTGACGTTAGTGTTTATATACCGCGGTCCTCCAACCACAATCACATCGCTTTTACAGAATGGATTATTAAACGCGAGTTGTCAGCAAtcaattgaagaagaagtgacCATGAACAAGAAGTTCGAACGAAGAGCGAGAAAAGCCTTTCGCTACACCACGCAAAACTAAGTCGTTGAcacatccatcatcatattTTTGGCTCCTCTCCAAATGTTATAGCTGGTTTTACATATCTTTGCGTTTTAATTTCAACAAATCACAGGCTAAATTACAATATCTCCCACATGGTTAATTCGAAGAGCCCAAGACAAAGAACCTTTTCAACTTTACGAACGAATATTCTGCCCTCCTGactctctttctctttctcgctCGGCAGCTGTTACTAATGCCGCAATCCCGGTAATATGGTCCCCGTCTCGCATATCCCTCTCACTTATGCTCCTTCTGGGTGATCGAGGTTTTTCGCGCACATAAGGGTGCTGCTTCGGGATATACCTTAAACTAATACTCTGGGATAGAGGGTGACGGGGGCTTGAAGGCTCACGATAACGTAGCTCTGAGGAGATCGACGGGAGGGAAAATCGCTCGTGCTCCTTGTCACTTCCTCGATCTGATAATGCTGATGCAACagagggaagatggagcggaggagaaggcgagCGGCCATAATAGTTGGACAAGACACTCGCACCAGAGGTTGCGCGGGGCCGAAGAGGTGGCAAGGTGGGAAGGTTGAAGCGAGACGTACGATTGAAATTGGGAGTGGTAACAGGAATTGCCGCTGTTGATGTAGGTGAAGTAGTAGCAGCAGATTCCAAAGAAATCCTGTTCGGAGGCGACGCTTGGTACAGTCCCAAACTTGAAGTTGCCAGGAAAGGGCGGTCGGGATGCGAAGACTGCGAATAACGATATTTTCGTTGTGGTACAACGGGGGATATGGGCAGAATATAAAATCCACGCCTGAGAACGTCATGTCGTTCGACACCCCATTCCCGAGCCATTTCCGACCACCAATGGTTGAGACGCTCCTCAGTCAGATGATGTTTTACGTCTCTGACAAGAAGGTCCGATTTCTCAAGGTGCTCCTGCCAGTTAGAAATGACGAGTAGGGGGAATAAGACTGTAATCCGGAATTAAGTCATCGCAACCTCTGCATATGAAACGGGGACTTACAGCTAAACCCTTCGCGGCCTGTTTGATTGATGGCGTCCATGATGACGATTAGATTTTCAATTGCTTGACTTTGCCTTCTAGCCGTGAACACGCCGTCGCTGATCGGTGCCACAGCTGCCTGAAGGTAAAACATCCCACACTCGGCGACAGCATGCATGTAGGCATACATCCATCCTGACGCCTTAATTTCGGCCACTGGAGATGACAGTTTGGAGACGGCCATGGTCAGGTTTGGCTCGTTGAAGTGCATGTGCGAGGGTAAGGCCATCGCCCAGGCCTTGAGAGCGGCCTCAAGTCTGGCAGCAAGAGTCTGTTTGGAGTCACCAGCATTAGGATCAGTCGCAAGGGACATAATGTCTGCCAATATGGAAAGCTAAGAGATGAAGTGAGTACCTATGCGTTTCCCATCACGATGTACTTACAATCCGAATGACGTTACCTATCTCCCCTACAGCACCCTCTTCGCCGAGCCAATTCCCCGTGCCCGCGATCAAGCCATCCCTTCTGCCGGGCTCTCTCCCCCCgatgcctccaccaccccaTCTGGCCCAATGGGCTTCTGTTCCTGGTAAAGGAATTGCTCCCAAATCTACCTCTCCAAGTTTTCTTGGCCTACCATTGGAGGCCGCGCACAGGTCATGCAATACAAAGGCCCAGAATGTGCGGGTTCGGCACTCCATGTGAGTTGTATACTCTATAGGACTCGCTCCTGTCGGCGCGGCTGGCGGTTGTATATAAGTCGCGGGTGATGGACGAAGAATATCGACCCCAGCATCAAGATAGAAAAGACCAAGCTTAGGTTCACGGAGACAAGTGAAGTAGACGCTCAACAGATAGGCTGCTTGAGCTAACTCCGTCTCTTGCCATGACCCTCGGTCGGCCCGGCGAGTCTCTTCACTCCATATGTTGCGCTGCTGGATCAAGTTTTCTGCGCTACGATGAGCACGAAGTGCGAAGAGTTCACCCCGCAAATGGGGGGGGTGATTTGGGGGAAATGTTTGTAGAAAAAACGGGTTTTCGCATAGTCGGGCGGCAAACGCGTACATGGAATCGAGCAAGATGGGCGAGACCTGGTTGAGATAAAGGCGGTAATTGAAAGTTGGCGCGTGTAGCATGAATGGTAAAGGCAAGCAAcgcttgaagaagactaATAATTCAGAATCAGTATATAAACACTTGACTTGTTCAGCCTCACTCACTGTCCACAAGCTCAGCGCCCAGTGAGACATCCATGTCTACAACCTGGAGTGGACCAATGGATGGCTTTCTGTCCACTTCGGATTCAGGGTCCATTTGTCCATCTCGCAGCGACTGGTTGCTCTCCCCACTTTCTCGCCTATCCTCCTGACTGGCGATGTCACTCCCATCGGCACTGCTAGCTTTGCAGTCGTCTTTGCCCTTGCTCGAGGTGTTGTTGGAAGGGTCGCGGGTCCGTGGTGGCGGAATGGGCTCCCCTTGCGCATTGAGATATTGACATGGTCTATTGGAAAACTCGCAGTTGGAACAGGGGGCAAAACCATCACACCTTCTCTTGTTTTTCTAATGATAGATTCTAATTTAGCTGAATACGGTTGACCACTATAGAAAAACAACTTACATGACAGGCACTACACGCCTTGGCtaatctctttctttttcttcctttggtGGTCAACTCTTCTTTGtccactttttcttctttaccCCTTTTAATACTGAATTTTGGGcttgccttctcttctgtGGGAGTACCAAGTATGAGATTGGAGGTCGTCATCGGCCCTAATGAACTCAGCGCAGTGCGAAAAGGCGGTGGATGGGGTCTGTTATTAGAGCAATGGAATGACTCTCTccttgggagaagaggaggggggTGATAGCGTTGAGATGAAGGTTGTAATCCTCCCTCTTGAGACTGATCAGCAGGAACGTCCTTGAGAGGGACAGTGGGAAGGCTCATGGATGAGGGGGAGGGATAAACTGAAAGAGTTGCAGAAGGGACGGGAGTGACTGAGGGCTGTGTTTTGCTTCGTTCGGCtgggggagaggaagggggagaaAGTGATGATCGGCGACGCTCGAGTAAGGTTGACGTTGATAATGACATGAGAGTCTCTGGCATGACCTAAGAACAGTTGCTGGTTTCGAAATAAGGACCAACAATTCTACTGATTCGTAACAGAAACCTCGCTACCTTTGTGCAGAAGTAAGCTCAAGCTTCAGCCGTTTCTGAAAGATTTTGAAGAAAAGCCGACTGAGAAGACACCAGAGACGAGGTTCGATGGTCTTAAATTGACAGTGTTGGGGAATCCCACGAACGTTGTTTCACCTTCACCCGGCTTTTCCCAAGGTTTCTATGAGCCAATTTGCCTTTCGGATGCAGGCACCCTGTGTTTCCTAAGCGGAAGGACAGAAGGGAGTAATACCTTCGGAATCCGTGCAGAAAGGTAGAGCACAGGTTGTGCGAAGTTCCGACCGATTACCAAGTATATTCGGGTTTTAAATGCACAAAGGCGATGATAATGAGGGAAGCTGTCTCCCTGGCCAAGCTGCCACCTATATGGGAAACAATTCGACTCTGTAGTCTGAATAGAAGGAACGAGGAACGCAGTGGGTCAGGGCAGGGATGAGGCGTGCAGAGAAGCGGCACGCTGCACACAAGCGCGTAATGTAAAGGATGTCGACTGAGATCATGATGGGTCATTATAGTCACGAAGGTATCAAATTACCGTTGACACAGTAGAGTAGTCATATGTTGGTTGAATGTGGCCAATACAAGTCGATAGACAAGTTCGATTATGCGTATTCCGGATTGGATGGCGTAGCAAGGCAAGGTCACAAAAAGTCAAGCAACAGCCAAGTTCCGGGCCGGGTGTCCGGATCAGCGGTTTCGTCGCGATATTGAAGCGAGAgttgaaagaaggatgaagtaGTCGACAATGGTTAAGAGGACGTCAAAGGAATGGTTTGCGGGGGCAACCAGGTAGGAGTGAGGAAGATCATCAAATGGAAATCTCATGTTAGCAACGTTCACACGGCAGATATTGAAGAAAAACTATGGTGGCCGTATAAGGAGGACACTGGTCACAAGCGACAAAGACCGCAAGTGCAAGTGCCTTCCAGGATTGGCGAAACTCACCTTGAACTTGGGTGCTTTCAGCTCTTCAAGAGGACCTTCACACAATATGTCAACAACGATAATCCCAATCTTCCTGTTGCGCACAAATTGGCGTCAAAAGCGGGtaagggaagaggggagCGTCCAAGTGGCGTCTTGTCTTCCGGTCCGATTGTCGAAGCTGCTATTCTTGACTCTCTTGCTCTTTGAAGGTTTGCTGGAGCAAGTTATGAAGCTGGAAGTCAATGATAGAAGTaaagaggaaagacaaGAATGACTGCAATCCGGTATTTTCTCTGGTTCAGCCGTTCATCCTCCTGCTTCGTGAGATTGGTATTTCTACCGGTTACTCCGTAGGTAAATGCTTTTTCGGTCGGGTTCGCATCCTTGCGGCGCATCGGCCTCTCCCCGCTTGCCAACCGCACAAACAAACTCGGACCCTCGCCGGCCCCGGAATCCCTTTTTCGAGCCCCACCTGTTGCCGTGAGTTTATGCTGAGTCAGGGACGCGTGATAACTCCGGCTTCGTTATTCAGATTTATATCATAAACAGGCACGCGGAACGGGAAGAATCATGGATCATAATTCATAATTCATAATAAGAAATGTACGACATCATACATGGAACGGGAAGCAGACGAAGAGAATAGGAAATAACGAAAGATATAACGTTGTGCATAAATAAATGATGGATAGTCAACAAAACgaaagaaggtgaaagacGTGCTGTTCGACATGCTATTCAACTATTCAAATAATACTTGCGTTGTCCCGGCGCCCATCctatcttctccaacaagTCCTTGCTCTTGCCGGGTTCTTCTCTTATCGTTCGGAAATCACGGGGTGGGGACATCTAGTTTACAGCTCAAGGTTTCTTGTCCGGATGTGCTTCGAGAATATTTAAGAACATCAGGCTGTTGGTCCCGTGCTTGACATGTCCATTGACTGTTTGTTGATACTACGTACTGGAGAGCTCATCTCAATCATAATTATTATCGATCTGTAACCCACTACCACGCAATAATAC
Encoded here:
- a CDS encoding hypothetical protein (Match to EST gb|CF186274.1|CF186274; HMMPfam hit to Zn_clus, Fungal Zn(2)-Cys(6) binuclear cluster domain, score: 36.4, E(): 7.8e-08); translated protein: MSLSTSTLLERRRSSLSPPSSPPAERSKTQPSVTPVPSATLSVYPSPSSMSLPTVPLKDVPADQSQEGGLQPSSQRYHPPPLLPRRESFHCSNNRPHPPPFRTALSSLGPMTTSNLILGTPTEEKASPKFSIKRGKEEKVDKEELTTKGRKRKRLAKACSACHKNKRRCDGFAPCSNCEFSNRPCQYLNAQGEPIPPPRTRDPSNNTSSKGKDDCKASSADGSDIASQEDRRESGESNQSLRDGQMDPESEVDRKPSIGPLQVVDMDVSLGAELVDIFFKRCLPLPFMLHAPTFNYRLYLNQVSPILLDSMYAFAARLCENPFFLQTFPPNHPPHLRGELFALRAHRSAENLIQQRNIWSEETRRADRGSWQETELAQAAYLLSVYFTCLREPKLGLFYLDAGVDILRPSPATYIQPPAAPTGASPIEYTTHMECRTRTFWAFVLHDLCAASNGRPRKLGEVDLGAIPLPGTEAHWARWGGGGIGGREPGRRDGLIAGTGNWLGEEGAVGEIGNVIRILSILADIMSLATDPNAGDSKQTLAARLEAALKAWAMALPSHMHFNEPNLTMAVSKLSSPVAEIKASGWMYAYMHAVAECGMFYLQAAVAPISDGVFTARRQSQAIENLIVIMDAINQTGREGFSFLFPLLVISNWQEHLEKSDLLVRDVKHHLTEERLNHWWSEMAREWGVERHDVLRRGFYILPISPVVPQRKYRYSQSSHPDRPFLATSSLGLYQASPPNRISLESAATTSPTSTAAIPVTTPNFNRTSRFNLPTLPPLRPRATSGASVLSNYYGRSPSPPLHLPSVASALSDRGSDKEHERFSLPSISSELRYREPSSPRHPLSQSISLRYIPKQHPYVREKPRSPRRSISERDMRDGDHITGIAALVTAAERERERESGGQNIRS
- a CDS encoding hypothetical protein (Match to ESTs gb|CF190170.1|CF190170, gb|CF184114.1|CF184114; HMMPfam hit to TFIIB, Transcription factor TFIIB repeat, score: 96.9, E(): 4.8e-26), whose product is MVAVAGPKAPGPRFGQSVVPNLNIKQICPNCRTDPPNIVEEYAKGDLVCADCGTILGDRIVDTRSEWRTFAGDENGDDPSRVGDAGNPLLGSNHLDTMISHKDGRTGIARDLNRAQARANTLSNGIYGKSSVAQLSAVFSRIGEKCDAMQLPRGVRERAQHVYKIVDEARAIKGKNEPAVIAACIVYACRDAKVHRTFQEVCKALKISKKELGQVFNHVKSVVQSSSAQGSMVSVHGSNNAQESAEGLLGRFANYLDLGNAVFNVSKHIAGEAVAKSAIDGRSPVSIAAGVLYFTCVLLGKSTTAKDISAMGGVSESTTKLITKMVASKLDDVIRPEWRTEYPDGYAALAQLGKVSESNKNYRSGSLAAQS